The genomic window GCGATAGCATCGCAGAAGGTAGTGCTAATACCTTTACGATCAACCTCTCTAACGCAAGCACCACAGCAACAACCGTAAACCTTGCTCTCTCTAATGGCACCGCAACCGTTGGAACCGATACCGGTACAACGTACAGCGTCAGCTATGATGGAGGAGTGACCTATACAACCCTTGCAGGATCAACCGCAACCGTCCCTGCAAACGCAACCTCGTTCTTGGTACAAGTGAGTACGGTTGCTGATTATGTGAATGAATCTACAGAAACTTATACATTGACTGCAACAGCTAACAGTGTATCAAAAGGAGGAACAGGAACTATTACCAATGTTGATCATGTTCCTACTCCGTTTGCTGATTCAAATACAGTATTGGAAGATAATTCAGCTACCGGTAACGTTTTAACGAATGATACTGACCCAGATAGTGGTACTACACTAAGTGTTACTCAATTTATTATCAATGGTTTAACTTATACTGCTGGTGCAACTGCGGATTTAGCTGGTGTTGGAAAACTTGTCATAAATAGTACAGGTGACTATACTTTTACTCCGGTTACAAACTGGAGTGGTACCGTGCCGACAGCAACATACACTGTTTCTGATGGTACCATGACTGCAACAAGTACATTAAATGTTTCTGTGACTGCTGTTGCCGATACACCGACAGTCAGTATTAATGGAAGTGCATACATAACGCAAACCATCGATGTTACAAATGCATCAACTACCAATAACGGCTTTACAATAACGGCATATGATGCTAATGGAACTGCTTTGGTTAATGGAATCAGTACTCATACAACCGATCCATCAGGATTTGGGGTAGCAGGGGATGTAAATGGTGTAGCTACAGGAGCAAATGCTAAAGGTGATTCTACTGAAATTCAATATGATACTACTCTTAATAAAGCAGAATCTATTGATGTAAAATTTAGTAATTCTGTATCCTCTATTGATGTTTCATTTGCATGGCAAAATAATCACGAAACAGTAGAAGTTCAATTCTACAGCGGGAATCATGTGTTGGTCGGAACAAGTACTTATTACGGAGGTTTTGACGGTGCTGATCCAGCCAAGACTCTATCTCCATCTAGCGGCGTATCTTTTAACGAAGTTGTATTTACTACTCCTGCTGTGGGTGATGACTATTTGATTCACTCAATTTCGTTTGAAAAATTGTCAGCCTCAACTTCAACGGTGACAACAAACGACAACAGTACAGTTAGCTTGAATGTTGCATCTGCATTGACTGATACTGATTTATCAGAAACATTGGTTACAAAAATTAGTGGAATTCCTGCTGGATATACAATTACGGATGGAACTAATACCTTTACAGCAACTACGGGTTCAACAACTGCCACCGTAACAGGTTGGAATTTAGCTGCATTACAATTAGATGTACCTATGAATAGTAGTAGCGGTACTGTGACATTGACGGCTACGGCTACGGCTACAGAAACATCTAATAGCTCTAATGCTTCAGCTTCAGCAACTTTTGATATTGTTGTTGTTCATAAAAATAGTGTACCAACAACTCTTCCTGTGACTGTTAGCGGAAATGAAGATAGTGTAATCCCAATTACGTTAACTGCTAATGATGCCAATGGTACAGTAGCAAGTTTTGTACTTAACAGTCAGCCACTTAACGGTTTACTCTATTTAGATGCTGCTATGACACAACTTGCACCAGGCAATACTGCATTAACGGCAACCGGCAATGCATTGACATTGTATTTTATGCCTGATAGTAATTGGAATGGTGCTACTACTTTTAATTTTAATGCAGTAGATAATGAAGGGGCATCTTCTTCGACAGTTTTAGGAACTATTAATGTCGCACCAGTGAATGATGGAACATCGATTACCATTAATGATGCTTTCTATACAACGATTGGTACACCAATTACTATTACAGCGGCACAGTTGTTGTCTAATGATACTCTCATTGACCATGCTAAATTGACAGGTATCACAAATATTACTACTCCAAATGGAACATTAGTCGATAATGGTAATGGTACCTATACCTTTACCCCATCATCGGTTGGAACAGGAACTTTCCAATATACCTTGACTGATGATAATGGCGATACGTCAACAGGAACAGTAACCTTAGGCTCATACGCAGCAGGCACGGTTATTCAAAATGTTTATGAATCTGGCTTGTCTTCCGGCTCAATGGCAAGTGATGCATACACTCCGATAGTACAAACGGGTGCATTGGGTTCTATCACAAATATCGTTGTGAATGGAATAACCTATACACTTACAGCAAGTAATACGACGATTACAACCACGTACGGTCATTTAGTTGTTAATAATACAGGTTCTTATACCTATACATTGGATCATGCAGTTAATAATAGTACGCAAGCTGGCGCAACATCTACCGATTATACAGAAATATTTACAGCAACGAAAACAGCAGGGGGGAGCGCAATACTTAACATGGTTATCCATGATGATACACCATCAGCAACACCAGGGACAGTCATTATCCCAGAAAGTACATTGCCGTCTTATAATATTGTCCTTGTCCTAGATTGTTCAGGAAGTATGTTAAATGCAGTAAACGGTGGTGAGGTAAAAGATGGAAATGGTAACTACAGTACTCGTATGCAAATGGCACAAAGTGCACTCAAATCGCTTGCAGCCGAATATTTTTCACAAACATCGGATATAGCAATTAAAGTTGTTTTATTCGCAGGAAATAACACTGCAAGTTTGGCGAATGATAGTATTCTTCTTAATGGTGGAGCTGCTTATACCTCTTATGCAGCTATTTCGACTGCCATTGATGGTGTCGCAACGACAACGGTTACGGCTACAGCTGCTACGAGTACTGTTAATACTGCATATAGCAGTGTGTTTGGTATGATGACCGATTACCAATCGGCATTGGCAAAAGCACAAACTGCCATGGGAACGGGTGTCGCAGGAAAAGATAATATTGTTTATTTTGTATCGGATGGGGCACCCACTAGAGGTGATATGACTACTGCACCGGAAGTTGCATACAACACATGGGCTGCAACGAATAATATTACATCGTATGCAGTGGGAATCGGGACAGGGATTACCGATGCATCCAAATTAAATCTAATCCATAATGTTGATTCGTTAGGGGATGGCGTAGTAGATCCGGCTATTATGGTTCCAGAACTCAGTTCTCTTGAATCGACATTGCTTTCAACCGTTCCACCGTCATTCGGAGGGAATGTATTGGAAGCATCAGGACATCAAACAGTAACCTACGGTGCAGATGGCGGATATATTTCGAAAATGACATTGTCGCTTGATAGTAACGGTGATGGTATAGCTGATACCGATGTTGCATTTACTTATAATAAAACGACAGGGGTAATTACGAGTGATCATAGTACGATAACCGGTTGGAGCACTTTAACCGCTTCTTCGATGATACTTGGAAGTGCTAATGGATTTACACATGGTTCTGTTGTCTTTAACTTTACTACCGGTGATTATACGGTTTATACACAAGGGACTGCTTCAGCAGGAACAACATTTAATCTAAACTTTATCGTTACTGATAATGATGGTGATACAACATCAACCTATCAAACTATTGATATTGTTAATGGTAAACCTATCGCGAATAATGATAGCGATACTTTATTTGCAAAAAATACTTCTCTTACTGGAAATGTGGTAACGGGTGAAGGGACTGATGGAGGATTGAGTCTTGGTAATCAAGTAACACAGTTTACAGCGCAAGGAGTTGGAGTTGACCATATTATCGACAATGCTGTGGTAACATCGATTAACTTCCATGGAGTAAATTACACCCTTGGGTCTTGGAGTGGAAGCACCTTTACCGCAGCAAATAGTAGTGGCAGTGGAACAGGATATACATATACTATTACAAATGGTCAGTTAACATGGAATGCGACAAGCGGTGGACAGCAACTGGTATTCAATACCGATGGTTATTATAAATATACACCGCCGACAGTGGACGTTCCAACACAAACGCTAGCTGCATTGCAAACGGTTAATCTAACCAGTTTGGCAAATGTGACTGCTGGAGGATTAACATTACAAGGTTTAACAGCAGTCGATACGGTAGCTCATACCACTGCTACACAATCCTTTACATCGACGACTACCGTTGCTACTGCTTCAACAGCAGGGGTGACTTTAAGTGCAAAAGATTATCTCGGTGGAACAGCTGCAACATTGTCTTATGCTACTGCTGGAGCTAGAATTGATTCGACAGGAACAACAACAGATAGTACAACAGCAATTGATAAAAATGAAGCACTGACGATTAGTTTTAGTACAGCAAAATTTGTGCAGGGTGTGAATGATCCTGTAATAACATTGACTGTCGCTACAGCAGGAAATGTAGTTTATAATGTTTACAATACGAGTGGTGTATTCTTAGGTAACACTACTGTTGCAGTGGCAGCAGGGACACAAACGATTTCACTAGCAGGTTATTCAAATGTTGGATCTGTTTCTGTTCAAGCAACAACAGCAGCTATTCAAGTAAAAAGTGTCACTTATGCCGATCCAACTACTGCGAGTGTAACCTATCAAGCCGCGGGTGCAGGAGTTACCGGAAATGTGGTTGGTGTTGATACACTAGAGTCGTTGGTGATTAATTTTAATCAAGCAACGTATGCAGCCGGAGTAACAAATGTCACTTTGACTGCGTCACGTGCAGATACGTTTACCTATACCATTTATGGTATTGATGGGGCGTTATTAGGACAAACCAGTAGTGCAGCCGCAACATTTACAACTGATCCAACCTATAGTAATATTGGGAAAATCGTCGTTACAGCAGCATCGGATACTACTATTAGTACAACGTTTAGTAGCATTAAATTTCAATCGATTACGAATAACGCTACTGCAACGGCTGTCGATGGAACGGATGTTACCTATACGTTAACAGACAGTACGGGTGATCAATCATCGGCAATGTTACATCTTAATATTGTATCGAATGAGTATACCGGAACCAGTGGAAATGATACTATCACAGGTAGTACAGGTAATGATTCCATATCTGGTCTTTCTGGTGATGATACAATCCATGGCGGCACCGGTCATGACATTATCAACGGTGGAGATGGTAATGATACTCTTTATGGAGATGCGGGCAATGATACCATTAACGGTGGTGCAGGAATAGATAGCATCTATGGTGGTGATGGTAACGATATCATTGATGGAGGCACTGGAGCCGATAGTATCGATGCAGGTGCCGGAAATGATACCATCACATATGATGCAGCAGATACAATGATCGATGGTGGAAGCGGCATGGATACAATCCTACTTGCGAGTGGAACGTCGATTGATTTCAGTTTGCTTAATACTTCTAATGATACTATGCATCAAGTTGAAATCATCGATCTTAAACCAAATGGTGATCATAAATTAACAAATCTAACGTTGCAAGATGTTCTTGATATTACTCAAGATACTGCGCATACAGTTCAACCATCGAGTGAACTAGTCATACTCGGTGATATGGGTGATCAAGTAACGTTACAAACGAATGCAACACACAGCGATTGGTATAAATCAGGTACAGGAACGGTTCTTGATAAAGATAATATTTCTCATGATGTAAATATTTACCAAAATCATAGTGATCCAACTGTTACCGTTAAAGTTGAACAAACAATCGATCAACATCTTGTGTAAAATTTCGATAGAATAAGGGTATGAAAAAGAGATTTACCCTTTTCATCGTTTTGGCGGTTTTGACCGCTACCCTCATTAGCTCTCCCGAATTTTTTATTGCTAAACCTTTTTTGGATAAAATCGAAA from Sulfuricurvum sp. includes these protein-coding regions:
- a CDS encoding cadherin-like domain-containing protein, which codes for DSIAEGSANTFTINLSNASTTATTVNLALSNGTATVGTDTGTTYSVSYDGGVTYTTLAGSTATVPANATSFLVQVSTVADYVNESTETYTLTATANSVSKGGTGTITNVDHVPTPFADSNTVLEDNSATGNVLTNDTDPDSGTTLSVTQFIINGLTYTAGATADLAGVGKLVINSTGDYTFTPVTNWSGTVPTATYTVSDGTMTATSTLNVSVTAVADTPTVSINGSAYITQTIDVTNASTTNNGFTITAYDANGTALVNGISTHTTDPSGFGVAGDVNGVATGANAKGDSTEIQYDTTLNKAESIDVKFSNSVSSIDVSFAWQNNHETVEVQFYSGNHVLVGTSTYYGGFDGADPAKTLSPSSGVSFNEVVFTTPAVGDDYLIHSISFEKLSASTSTVTTNDNSTVSLNVASALTDTDLSETLVTKISGIPAGYTITDGTNTFTATTGSTTATVTGWNLAALQLDVPMNSSSGTVTLTATATATETSNSSNASASATFDIVVVHKNSVPTTLPVTVSGNEDSVIPITLTANDANGTVASFVLNSQPLNGLLYLDAAMTQLAPGNTALTATGNALTLYFMPDSNWNGATTFNFNAVDNEGASSSTVLGTINVAPVNDGTSITINDAFYTTIGTPITITAAQLLSNDTLIDHAKLTGITNITTPNGTLVDNGNGTYTFTPSSVGTGTFQYTLTDDNGDTSTGTVTLGSYAAGTVIQNVYESGLSSGSMASDAYTPIVQTGALGSITNIVVNGITYTLTASNTTITTTYGHLVVNNTGSYTYTLDHAVNNSTQAGATSTDYTEIFTATKTAGGSAILNMVIHDDTPSATPGTVIIPESTLPSYNIVLVLDCSGSMLNAVNGGEVKDGNGNYSTRMQMAQSALKSLAAEYFSQTSDIAIKVVLFAGNNTASLANDSILLNGGAAYTSYAAISTAIDGVATTTVTATAATSTVNTAYSSVFGMMTDYQSALAKAQTAMGTGVAGKDNIVYFVSDGAPTRGDMTTAPEVAYNTWAATNNITSYAVGIGTGITDASKLNLIHNVDSLGDGVVDPAIMVPELSSLESTLLSTVPPSFGGNVLEASGHQTVTYGADGGYISKMTLSLDSNGDGIADTDVAFTYNKTTGVITSDHSTITGWSTLTASSMILGSANGFTHGSVVFNFTTGDYTVYTQGTASAGTTFNLNFIVTDNDGDTTSTYQTIDIVNGKPIANNDSDTLFAKNTSLTGNVVTGEGTDGGLSLGNQVTQFTAQGVGVDHIIDNAVVTSINFHGVNYTLGSWSGSTFTAANSSGSGTGYTYTITNGQLTWNATSGGQQLVFNTDGYYKYTPPTVDVPTQTLAALQTVNLTSLANVTAGGLTLQGLTAVDTVAHTTATQSFTSTTTVATASTAGVTLSAKDYLGGTAATLSYATAGARIDSTGTTTDSTTAIDKNEALTISFSTAKFVQGVNDPVITLTVATAGNVVYNVYNTSGVFLGNTTVAVAAGTQTISLAGYSNVGSVSVQATTAAIQVKSVTYADPTTASVTYQAAGAGVTGNVVGVDTLESLVINFNQATYAAGVTNVTLTASRADTFTYTIYGIDGALLGQTSSAAATFTTDPTYSNIGKIVVTAASDTTISTTFSSIKFQSITNNATATAVDGTDVTYTLTDSTGDQSSAMLHLNIVSNEYTGTSGNDTITGSTGNDSISGLSGDDTIHGGTGHDIINGGDGNDTLYGDAGNDTINGGAGIDSIYGGDGNDIIDGGTGADSIDAGAGNDTITYDAADTMIDGGSGMDTILLASGTSIDFSLLNTSNDTMHQVEIIDLKPNGDHKLTNLTLQDVLDITQDTAHTVQPSSELVILGDMGDQVTLQTNATHSDWYKSGTGTVLDKDNISHDVNIYQNHSDPTVTVKVEQTIDQHLV